A DNA window from bacterium contains the following coding sequences:
- a CDS encoding response regulator transcription factor: MSLLKKQVSSKKKAKKRILLVDEFPIVRSGLTELFKRTEDLQVCGEAESPAQVPNLVRRTKPNLVILELLLRGSASFALIEEIRSEHPGLPILVYSSEKEFFLAQRALDAGAEGYLHKREAAPAILEAVRSLLEGKVYISPLLTESASSQVVPLGGSKGLRGIQKMSNRELQIFQLLGEGQNTREMAMNLGLSVKTVETYCARLKTKLHIRNVNELLRSATFWIAKHGGADSSR, encoded by the coding sequence ATGTCGCTATTGAAGAAACAGGTCTCCTCCAAGAAAAAAGCGAAAAAGCGGATACTCCTGGTCGACGAGTTTCCCATCGTCCGCAGCGGCTTGACCGAGCTCTTCAAACGGACCGAGGACCTCCAGGTTTGCGGCGAAGCCGAAAGCCCGGCCCAAGTCCCGAATTTGGTCCGGCGGACCAAGCCCAACCTCGTCATCCTCGAGCTCCTGCTCCGCGGCAGCGCCAGCTTCGCTTTGATCGAGGAAATCCGCAGCGAGCATCCCGGCCTTCCGATCTTGGTCTATTCCTCGGAGAAGGAGTTTTTCCTGGCCCAGCGGGCGCTGGACGCCGGAGCCGAAGGCTATCTTCACAAGCGCGAAGCCGCCCCGGCCATCCTCGAAGCGGTCCGCTCGCTGCTCGAGGGAAAAGTTTACATTAGCCCCCTTCTCACCGAAAGCGCGAGCTCCCAAGTGGTGCCGCTCGGCGGATCCAAAGGGCTTCGCGGCATCCAGAAAATGAGCAACCGCGAATTGCAGATCTTCCAGCTGCTCGGCGAGGGCCAGAATACCCGGGAGATGGCGATGAACCTCGGCCTGAGCGTCAAGACGGTCGAGACCTACTGCGCCCGGCTCAAGACCAAGCTGCACATCCGCAACGTCAACGAGCTGCTGCGCTCGGCCACCTTTTGGATCGCCAAGCACGGCGGCGCCGATTCCAGCCGCTGA
- a CDS encoding VOC family protein, translating into MANKIFVNLPVKNLDRSVSFFTKLGFKFNPQFTDETATCMIVTDDIFVMLLTEPKFKGFIPNEICDAKKSTEVLVALSLENRQQVDEIVSKALAGGGRTFREPEDLGFMYAHSFQDPDGHIWEPFYMDPSFIKE; encoded by the coding sequence ATGGCAAACAAAATCTTCGTCAATTTGCCCGTCAAGAACCTCGATCGCTCGGTGAGCTTCTTCACCAAGCTGGGCTTCAAGTTCAACCCTCAGTTCACCGACGAAACCGCGACCTGCATGATCGTCACCGACGACATCTTCGTCATGCTCTTGACCGAGCCCAAGTTCAAGGGCTTCATCCCCAACGAAATTTGCGACGCCAAAAAATCCACCGAAGTGCTGGTCGCCCTCAGCCTCGAAAATCGCCAACAGGTCGATGAAATCGTCAGCAAGGCCCTTGCCGGCGGCGGCCGAACCTTTCGAGAGCCGGAAGATTTGGGCTTCATGTATGCCCACTCCTTTCAGGACCCGGACGGCCACATTTGGGAACCCTTTTACATGGACCCCAGCTTCATCAAGGAATGA
- a CDS encoding DoxX family protein, with the protein MSSNKMVWTGRILSALIAPLFAMSAVMKLIAHPKAVEGMGHLQLPAPLLFPLGVVELICLVLYLIPKTAVLGALLLTGYLGGAILTHLRLSEPILMPIGLGVVIWLGIYLREPRLRQVLPLRLAATSADK; encoded by the coding sequence ATGAGCAGCAATAAAATGGTATGGACCGGAAGAATCCTCTCCGCCCTGATCGCCCCCCTCTTCGCCATGAGCGCGGTGATGAAGCTCATCGCTCACCCGAAGGCGGTCGAGGGGATGGGGCATCTGCAACTGCCTGCTCCCCTGCTCTTCCCGCTGGGCGTGGTCGAGTTGATCTGCCTGGTGCTCTACCTCATCCCCAAAACCGCGGTTTTGGGAGCCCTATTGCTCACCGGCTACCTCGGCGGCGCCATCCTCACTCATCTGCGGCTCAGCGAGCCGATCTTGATGCCGATCGGTCTGGGCGTCGTGATCTGGCTGGGCATCTATCTGCGGGAGCCGCGGCTCCGGCAGGTTCTGCCGCTGCGCCTTGCCGCTACATCGGCCGATAAGTGA
- a CDS encoding YciI family protein, producing the protein MKFVCLGYIEENKFESLSEQDRNAMVDECFNYDDLLRAKGHFAGGEALQGPRSAATLRWQNGKVTVTDGPYAETKEQIGGILILEAKDLKHAIQLMSEHPGVKAGPFEIRPAADLSGMVEESERRRGKR; encoded by the coding sequence ATGAAATTCGTCTGCTTAGGCTATATCGAAGAGAACAAGTTCGAATCCTTGTCCGAACAAGACCGCAACGCAATGGTCGACGAGTGCTTCAACTACGACGACCTCTTGCGGGCGAAGGGCCACTTCGCCGGCGGCGAAGCCCTCCAAGGCCCGCGCAGCGCGGCCACCCTGCGCTGGCAGAACGGCAAGGTCACGGTCACCGACGGCCCCTACGCCGAGACCAAGGAGCAGATCGGCGGAATCCTGATCCTCGAAGCCAAGGATCTGAAGCACGCCATCCAGCTGATGTCGGAGCACCCCGGAGTGAAAGCCGGCCCCTTCGAAATCCGGCCGGCCGCCGACCTGAGCGGAATGGTCGAGGAAAGCGAGCGGCGCCGGGGTAAGCGTTAG
- a CDS encoding PAS domain-containing protein gives MTNSLEVPLPETLRAPQVMIWMTNEEHRCIYCNESLREFAGDIDLLDNGWQKLVHPDDLKKVQDSQADLQSQPKFGFYRQEYRSRRPEGHYAWMLDISFPRFDGDGQFLGYIGSVVDISEQKHEEEQLKQRQIGLERQVLEVSDRERLRLSKGLQEDLCQSLNGLALKAMVLERKLRAGPTRPAAKVASEISAGLHQLAFRTKEISQSLFPALLIDEDFALVVQDLAERTQERYGVEVTCHFSSAARAMNSERNLHLYRIIEEAVDNAVRHGKPRHIKIYLDSDPEKGHRLTIWDDGVGFSEKSADRGFGISFMEYRAKLLGGRLRIQRHPNKRGTLVQCRY, from the coding sequence ATGACCAATAGCCTCGAAGTTCCATTGCCTGAAACCCTTCGCGCGCCTCAAGTCATGATCTGGATGACCAATGAGGAGCATCGCTGCATCTACTGCAATGAATCGCTCCGGGAATTCGCCGGCGACATCGATCTGCTGGACAACGGCTGGCAGAAGCTGGTTCATCCCGACGACTTGAAGAAGGTCCAAGACAGCCAAGCCGATCTCCAATCCCAACCCAAATTCGGATTTTATCGCCAGGAATATCGATCCCGGCGGCCCGAGGGCCATTATGCCTGGATGCTCGACATCAGCTTCCCCCGCTTCGACGGCGACGGCCAATTCCTCGGCTACATCGGTTCGGTGGTGGACATTTCGGAACAGAAACACGAGGAGGAGCAGCTTAAGCAGCGCCAGATCGGCTTGGAGCGGCAAGTCCTCGAAGTGAGCGACCGGGAAAGACTGCGGCTGAGCAAAGGCCTGCAAGAGGACCTCTGCCAAAGCCTGAACGGCTTGGCCCTGAAGGCGATGGTCCTGGAGCGAAAGCTCCGAGCCGGTCCGACCCGCCCGGCGGCCAAGGTCGCCTCCGAGATCAGCGCCGGGCTCCATCAATTGGCCTTTCGAACCAAGGAAATTTCCCAATCGCTGTTTCCGGCCCTCTTGATCGACGAAGACTTCGCCTTGGTCGTCCAAGACCTCGCCGAGCGGACCCAGGAGCGTTACGGCGTCGAGGTCACCTGCCACTTCAGCTCGGCGGCGAGGGCGATGAATTCCGAAAGAAACCTCCATCTTTACCGGATCATCGAAGAGGCGGTGGACAATGCCGTTCGCCACGGCAAGCCCCGCCACATTAAAATCTACTTGGACAGCGATCCCGAAAAGGGCCACCGGCTGACGATCTGGGACGACGGGGTCGGATTCAGCGAGAAATCGGCCGACCGCGGTTTCGGAATCAGCTTCATGGAATACCGGGCCAAGCTGTTGGGCGGAAGGCTTCGCATCCAACGCCATCCGAACAAGAGAGGAACGCTGGTCCAATGTCGCTATTGA
- a CDS encoding VOC family protein produces the protein MDEELFNKHGAVSWTELTTSDAEAAKKFYGTLFGWTFERFPNSPVEYEVASVGGRKFGGLFKPPPSCGPMPTAWMSYVTVENVDETAKNAKELGGKILAGPQDIPDVGRFCVIQDPQGAVLAAITYRPM, from the coding sequence ATGGACGAAGAGTTGTTCAACAAGCACGGAGCGGTCAGCTGGACCGAGCTGACCACCAGCGATGCCGAGGCCGCCAAAAAGTTTTACGGAACCTTATTCGGTTGGACCTTTGAGCGTTTTCCCAACTCGCCGGTCGAATACGAAGTCGCCAGCGTCGGCGGCCGCAAATTCGGCGGTCTTTTCAAGCCGCCGCCGAGCTGCGGGCCGATGCCGACGGCCTGGATGAGCTATGTGACGGTGGAGAACGTCGACGAAACGGCGAAGAACGCCAAGGAGCTGGGCGGCAAAATTTTGGCCGGGCCCCAAGACATCCCCGACGTCGGCCGTTTTTGCGTCATTCAAGATCCGCAAGGCGCCGTTTTGGCGGCCATCACTTATCGGCCGATGTAG
- a CDS encoding mechanosensitive ion channel family protein, with amino-acid sequence MNSPSILKILAMLGSLILLLSAAPAAWGQAGDQGKDWAPVIIDGEILFHVGGIEAYPAKRRAGEIRDRIVGLAQDPGFSPEVLSIQEGAESTKVMAGDRVLFTVFELDAKRQEVTREAAARAAVVKVQEAIREYRRYRQPETLKQGMFFAAGAATVLILLAFLVHRLFTGLRKRLKRRSASQIQSFKIGSLEVLRAERILRILTFTTQILQFLILLVLLYLFFEMVLVRFPSTRGLAGRLLDWVLNPLASIGNSIVAYLPDFFFLVVIVLLGIFSLRVIRLFFTGVEQGSVELPGFDPEWAKPTFNLVRIFAIAFLLVVAYPYIPGSDSEAFKGVSIFLGLLVSLGSSSIVSNLIAGYSMVYRGTFKVGDRIQIGEHTGDVTACRLLTTQLRTVKNERVVVPNSLILGTSVVNYSALAKERGLILHSQVGIGYEVPWRQVEAMLLQAAERTPGLLKEPPPFVHQKALGDFAVHYEINAYCQEPQRMAQLYSALHRNILDAFNEHGVQIMTPAYEGDPEAPKVVPKDRWYQAPAEASKPDPSK; translated from the coding sequence ATGAACAGCCCTTCCATTCTGAAAATTCTCGCGATGCTGGGATCGCTGATTCTCTTGCTTTCGGCCGCGCCAGCGGCCTGGGGCCAAGCCGGCGATCAGGGCAAGGACTGGGCGCCGGTCATCATCGACGGCGAGATTCTATTCCACGTGGGTGGGATCGAAGCCTATCCGGCCAAACGCCGGGCCGGAGAAATTCGCGACCGCATCGTCGGCTTGGCCCAAGACCCCGGCTTCTCACCGGAGGTCTTGTCGATTCAAGAAGGCGCCGAGTCGACTAAGGTCATGGCCGGCGACCGTGTTCTCTTCACGGTTTTCGAGCTGGATGCCAAGCGTCAAGAGGTGACCCGGGAGGCGGCGGCCCGGGCCGCCGTGGTCAAAGTTCAGGAGGCCATCCGCGAATACCGGCGGTACCGCCAGCCCGAAACTTTGAAGCAAGGAATGTTCTTCGCGGCCGGCGCGGCGACCGTCTTGATTCTGCTGGCCTTCCTGGTCCATCGGCTTTTCACCGGGCTTCGCAAAAGGCTCAAGCGGCGCTCGGCTTCGCAGATTCAGTCCTTCAAGATCGGCTCGCTGGAAGTCCTCCGCGCCGAGCGGATCCTGCGGATCTTGACCTTCACGACTCAGATCCTGCAGTTTCTGATTCTCCTTGTCCTTTTATACCTCTTTTTCGAAATGGTCCTGGTTCGTTTTCCCTCGACCCGGGGCTTGGCCGGCCGGCTCTTGGACTGGGTGCTGAATCCCCTCGCCTCGATCGGGAATTCGATCGTCGCCTACCTGCCCGATTTCTTTTTCCTGGTGGTCATCGTCCTACTGGGTATTTTCTCGCTTCGGGTCATCCGGCTGTTCTTTACGGGAGTGGAGCAGGGCAGCGTCGAGCTTCCGGGCTTCGATCCGGAATGGGCCAAGCCGACCTTCAACCTGGTGCGAATCTTCGCGATCGCCTTCCTCTTGGTCGTCGCTTATCCTTATATTCCGGGCTCCGATTCCGAGGCCTTTAAGGGAGTCTCGATATTTCTCGGCTTGCTGGTATCCTTGGGATCCTCCTCGATCGTCTCCAATCTCATCGCGGGCTACAGCATGGTTTACCGCGGCACCTTCAAAGTCGGAGACCGGATTCAAATCGGCGAGCATACCGGCGACGTCACCGCCTGCCGGCTTTTGACCACTCAGCTTAGGACCGTGAAAAACGAGCGGGTCGTCGTGCCCAATTCCCTGATCTTGGGGACCAGCGTCGTCAACTACAGCGCTTTGGCCAAGGAACGGGGTTTGATCCTCCACAGCCAGGTCGGCATCGGCTACGAGGTGCCCTGGCGGCAAGTCGAGGCCATGCTGCTCCAGGCCGCCGAGCGGACCCCCGGCCTCTTGAAGGAGCCCCCGCCCTTCGTGCATCAAAAAGCCCTCGGCGATTTCGCGGTCCACTACGAGATCAATGCCTATTGCCAAGAGCCGCAGCGCATGGCTCAACTTTATTCGGCCCTCCATCGCAACATCCTCGATGCCTTCAACGAGCATGGGGTCCAGATCATGACGCCGGCCTACGAGGGCGATCCCGAGGCGCCGAAAGTCGTGCCGAAGGACCGGTGGTATCAGGCGCCGGCCGAAGCTTCCAAGCCCGATCCCTCGAAGTGA
- a CDS encoding thioredoxin family protein — protein sequence MERHKIVSRQEWLKARKKLLKKEKDLTHRRDAISAERRELPWVKVEKNYLFDGPAGRETLTDLFGGRSQLIVYHFMFGPDWAEGCPSCSFLCDHVDGTLAHLAARDVSFVAVSRAPYAKIRAFQQRMGWKFKWVSSFGSDFNFDFQVSFTQEELVKGRVQYNYEAQSFGAEEAPGTSVFYRGEDGGVFHTYSSYARGGDLLLGTYNFLDLVPKGRDEEGLAFTMAWVRHHDRYGEGYRVDPAAPYRPPPASKIASGS from the coding sequence ATGGAGCGCCATAAAATCGTCTCGCGCCAGGAATGGCTCAAGGCCCGGAAGAAATTGCTCAAAAAAGAGAAGGACCTGACTCACCGGAGGGATGCGATCAGCGCCGAACGGCGGGAATTGCCCTGGGTGAAAGTCGAGAAAAACTACCTCTTCGACGGCCCGGCGGGCCGGGAAACCTTGACCGACCTTTTCGGAGGTCGCAGCCAATTGATCGTTTACCACTTCATGTTCGGTCCCGATTGGGCGGAGGGTTGCCCCAGCTGCTCCTTTCTCTGCGACCACGTCGACGGCACCCTGGCTCATCTGGCGGCCCGGGACGTGAGCTTCGTGGCGGTGTCGCGGGCCCCTTACGCCAAAATTCGGGCTTTCCAGCAGCGGATGGGTTGGAAGTTCAAATGGGTTTCCTCCTTCGGAAGCGACTTCAACTTCGACTTCCAAGTTTCTTTCACCCAAGAGGAATTGGTCAAGGGACGGGTCCAGTATAACTATGAGGCTCAGAGCTTCGGAGCCGAGGAGGCGCCCGGGACCAGTGTTTTTTACCGGGGGGAGGACGGCGGCGTTTTTCACACCTATTCCAGCTATGCCCGTGGCGGCGACCTCCTGCTCGGCACTTACAACTTCCTCGATCTCGTTCCCAAGGGCCGGGACGAGGAGGGGCTGGCCTTCACGATGGCTTGGGTCCGGCACCACGACCGCTACGGCGAGGGCTATCGGGTCGATCCGGCGGCGCCTTACCGGCCGCCGCCGGCCTCGAAAATCGCCTCGGGAAGCTAG
- a CDS encoding lipocalin family protein, with product MSISKWKYWIAGGIGTLMLNGGSAFGSDFLNLCLTNHQPPAGVDVNLPEDDSPKAGTPGFPVDAWAWNAHVQTLAGHDYAFGFLYLYLPFDVLVVFGNITDVDGGSYHNQTWATFGIPYVPTEDGYLDIRLADTPISHNAPTAKGYAGDYRVTHEIDDLKFDVTFFNLKDPIYHGGDGFLPYIDPSTGNDVGSNYYYSRARAAVVGKVTDGGKTKLVVGEGWSERQMPVAEQGDLKMFWYAIRLDNGEEIMLYDITMRQTGEQVIETGTYAFAPPFCGYEELTGDDFEMTTEGSFISPVTGTEYPTVFHADIPSRNTYLTLTPLLPNQEVFNTLGLFHSFYNGAATVEGTVDGQPVSGTAEIQDWIGGPPNPV from the coding sequence ATGAGCATCTCAAAATGGAAATATTGGATCGCGGGCGGAATCGGAACCTTGATGCTGAACGGCGGCTCGGCGTTCGGCAGCGACTTTCTGAACTTGTGTCTCACCAATCACCAGCCGCCGGCCGGCGTCGACGTCAACCTGCCGGAGGACGATTCGCCGAAAGCCGGAACGCCCGGCTTCCCGGTCGACGCTTGGGCCTGGAACGCCCACGTCCAGACCTTGGCCGGCCATGACTACGCTTTCGGCTTCCTCTATCTATACCTGCCCTTCGACGTCCTGGTGGTCTTCGGCAATATCACTGACGTCGACGGCGGAAGCTATCACAACCAAACCTGGGCCACCTTCGGCATCCCCTACGTGCCGACCGAGGACGGCTACCTCGACATCCGCCTGGCCGACACTCCCATTTCTCACAATGCCCCGACGGCTAAAGGCTATGCCGGCGATTACCGGGTCACCCATGAGATCGACGACCTCAAGTTCGACGTCACCTTCTTCAACCTGAAGGACCCGATCTACCACGGCGGCGACGGCTTCCTGCCCTACATCGATCCCAGCACCGGCAACGACGTCGGGAGCAATTACTATTACAGCCGGGCCCGGGCCGCGGTCGTCGGCAAGGTCACCGACGGCGGCAAGACCAAGCTGGTCGTCGGCGAAGGCTGGTCCGAACGGCAGATGCCGGTCGCCGAGCAGGGCGACCTCAAGATGTTCTGGTACGCGATCCGCCTCGATAACGGCGAGGAGATCATGCTCTACGACATCACCATGCGGCAAACCGGCGAGCAGGTGATCGAGACCGGCACCTACGCCTTCGCGCCGCCCTTCTGCGGCTATGAAGAGCTGACCGGCGACGACTTCGAGATGACCACCGAGGGGAGCTTCATCAGCCCGGTGACCGGGACCGAATATCCGACGGTCTTCCACGCCGACATCCCCTCCCGCAACACTTATCTGACCCTGACCCCGCTGTTGCCGAATCAAGAAGTGTTCAACACCTTGGGACTCTTTCATTCATTCTACAACGGAGCGGCGACGGTCGAAGGAACGGTCGATGGCCAGCCGGTCTCCGGAACCGCCGAAATCCAAGATTGGATCGGCGGCCCCCCCAATCCGGTTTAG
- a CDS encoding HEAT repeat domain-containing protein produces the protein MPFAKTPVRALGGIMILTFALLQGAVAKEPPKIPDTEPEKRAWQIIDEAMANKDADKRYEIVVAASLGGPHQKVFDFLTKALEDKKVEVRTAACASLASLKNPGAIPALKKALADPVPEVFFCAAQALWMLGDPAGEQVLLEVLEKEKGTSSGFLTAHQRQALATFNSKKRFFLTMFHLGIRFAPVPGLAMGYSTMTQLMADHKANGQSMAALAFAHGKDPASLQALRGALKDKSPVVRAAAVHSLAMRNDPSVKEDLIPLFEDKAVRVQDMAAVAYLRLNFVEQQQRQAQAAADSTPAPTTKKKSAK, from the coding sequence ATGCCGTTTGCCAAAACGCCGGTCCGCGCCTTGGGCGGAATCATGATTTTGACTTTCGCGCTTCTTCAGGGGGCCGTCGCCAAGGAGCCGCCTAAAATTCCGGACACCGAGCCGGAAAAGCGGGCCTGGCAAATCATCGACGAAGCCATGGCCAACAAGGATGCCGACAAGCGCTACGAAATTGTGGTCGCGGCCAGCTTGGGCGGTCCCCACCAAAAAGTCTTCGACTTCCTGACCAAGGCCTTGGAGGACAAAAAAGTCGAGGTCCGCACCGCGGCCTGCGCCAGCCTGGCCTCGCTCAAGAACCCCGGGGCGATTCCGGCGCTCAAGAAAGCCTTGGCCGACCCGGTTCCCGAGGTATTTTTCTGCGCGGCCCAGGCTCTCTGGATGCTGGGCGATCCCGCCGGCGAGCAAGTGCTTTTGGAGGTCTTGGAGAAGGAGAAGGGGACGAGCTCCGGCTTTCTCACCGCTCATCAAAGGCAGGCCCTGGCCACTTTCAACAGCAAGAAGCGTTTCTTTTTGACGATGTTCCATTTGGGCATCCGCTTCGCTCCGGTTCCCGGCCTCGCCATGGGTTATTCGACGATGACCCAGTTGATGGCCGACCACAAGGCCAACGGCCAGTCGATGGCGGCCTTGGCTTTCGCCCATGGCAAGGACCCCGCTTCCCTCCAGGCCTTGCGCGGAGCCTTGAAGGACAAGAGCCCGGTCGTTCGAGCCGCGGCGGTCCATTCGCTGGCGATGCGCAACGACCCTTCGGTGAAGGAGGACTTGATTCCGCTGTTCGAGGACAAGGCCGTTCGGGTTCAAGACATGGCGGCCGTCGCTTATCTCCGCTTGAACTTCGTCGAGCAGCAACAGCGGCAGGCCCAAGCCGCCGCCGATTCCACTCCCGCTCCCACGACCAAAAAGAAATCCGCCAAATAA